The Fusarium falciforme chromosome 8, complete sequence region TCGAGAGCTTTTCGAGCTCCTCGTAAAACGATTTGGAATTCAACCACCCGAAGGCCTGACACAAGCGGACTACGAGATGTGGAGAGACCGAAAGCAGAAACTCATCCGTTTCAGAGTGGTCAATATCCTCAAGAGTTGGTTTGACAACTTCTGGATGGAAGAATACAACGAGGAGTCAAAACAACTTATCCGGGACGTTTACACGTTTGCAAAGGATACCGTCAAATCAACCGAGACCCCTGGATCGGCCCCTCTGATGGCAGTCTTGGATCAGAGATTGAGCGGCAAGGAGGCTGGAGCTCGAAGGATGATCCAGACGGTGAACCAAAACACCCCCACTCCAATCATGCCAAAGAAtatgaagaagctcaagttcCTGGATATCGATGTGGTGGAATTCGCCCGACAGCTCACAATAGTCGAATCACGACTCTAcggcaagatcaaggccacTGAGTGCTTGAACAAGACCTGGCAAAAGAAGATCGGCGAAGGTGAACCTGATCTAGCCCCCAACGTCAAGGCCCTCATCCTCCACTCGAATCAAATGACCAACTGGGTTGCCGAGATGATCCTAGCTCAGATGGACGTCAAGAAGCGAGTGGTTGTTATCAAGCACTTCGTGTCTGTTGCCGATGTAAGTGGTGCAGAATGCAAGCGAGCCCCTTGGAACAAAGCTAACACACAGGCAGCGTTGCCGTGCGCTCAACAACTTCTCCACACTAacctccatcatctcggcccTGGGTACCGCACCCATTGCTCGTCTCAAGCGTACATGGGATCAAGTGCCCCAGCGTACGCACACCACCTTGGAGTCAATGCGGAGAGTCATGGCGAGCACCAAGAACTTCGGCGAGTACCGAGAAGCGCTTCATGCGGCCAATCCCCCCTGTATCCCTTTCTTCGGTATGGATCCTCCCCCTTGCTATGGATGCAGATGATAGATCACAATGCTCACAACCAACAAAGGTGTCTACCTAACCGACCTGACCTTTATCGAGGATGGTATTCcgtccatcatcaagaagactAACCTCATCAACTTTGCCAAACGTGCTAAGACTGCTGAGGTCATCCGAGACATTCAGCAGTACCAGAACGTGGGATACTCACTGCAGCCGGTGCCTGAGCTGCAAGACTACATCTTGAACAACATGCAGGCAGCTGGTGATGTGCACGAGATGTATGACAAGAGTCTGCAGGTCGAGCCTCGTGAGCGAGAGGATGAGAAGATTGTGAGGTATGTTGAATTGCGGAACACTCCCGCGTCGTATGGAGGGGTGCCTTCTTTTTTCTGATAAGCCGTTTTGGCTGGCTCCGCGACGGAGGTCTCTTCAGGAGTAGTTACCTGGAGACCCCGGTAAAGATGAAGAGAGACAAATGCTTACTTGACTTGTTGTTGATTTGCAGGGTTCTTGCCGAGTCTGGCTTCCTATAAGCAGTGCCCCCTTGCAACTGTTCCGAGACGTCGATGCAACCGCATCTATCCACGCTACGATACCTTGGAAATGGATCGGAAACAAGCCGGGATGGGTGGGATTGTGATCCTAGCCGCGATCCTGACAACCAGCGATGGACGAGATTGGCTACAGCACGCGGTATACATCGCTGTGAGCAGCGCCGCCCACATCCCGATAGAGCGCGAAGCGGCACAACGCAGCGAAACTTGGTCGGGAGACGGCCCGTGGTAGTTGGTGTGGTAGATGTTGGCAGCAGGGGTTCTAGAGCGTGGGGACATTGAAGTGGGGAGTGTCGATGAGACTGATGGGGGCAACTCTGATCGTGGTCTCTACTCGATGACCTAGCTTATCGGCATGTTCAGATATGAGGTTGAGGACACTCGGAAGCCACACTAACAGGACTGGAAATGAGCCCGTTAGGGGAAAGGGGGAACTCCAGCACAGGAGGCGAGTCCAACAATGACGGGAGGAAGGGGAAAACTCAGTGGTGGTCGATGGTGACAATGGGGCGATGTACGCTGGCCGCACGAGGATTGAATATACCTGAACGGATCTAGGAGAAGGTCGAATGATACGATATGAtggaagcaagcaagcaagcatctAGGAGAGCGGAGGACGCCTCGACCGCGAAGACATACACAAGATAGTGTGGATGGGTGGGTAAAGGTTGGCGAAATGGCGCATGGAGCCGGATGATACTACCTATCTGAGGATTAATGATTCTTCTGCTGGGCTGAGAAGAAACAAACATGCAACATTGCCCTTGCTCGAAACCCCATACCCCAGCTTCGATCCATGCTGCCCCCAGTCCCCGACCCGAATGTGCAGGCCCGCTGTGCCGTCTCGGGGTTGCAACGGGGTGGGACGACAAGCCCTGTTGGGCATAACCTGAAGGTGACGAGAGGCGAAGCGAGATGTTCCAGCAGCTGCATTAGGGGGTCAATATTTCCTGCATCAGCAAAGTTATGCCACATGACTCTGTAATCTCGAGTGTTGGTGTTTTGAATAGTCAGGAGGCAGCCTGTGCCTCAGCCTTCATTGAACAATACCACCTTGGAAGAGTGGTTTCAAACTAAAACGTGGGTAAAACTACATGTACACGGCCCTGGTTATCAACAGCGAACAACCTGAGGGCAACACAAAGAGGCCGTGTGGGATATTATTCTCGTCATTACAACATGTCTGCTTCTCTCATAACCCTGCGCTCCTCGTTTAGTGTTTGtggagcttggccttgatgcgcTCGCCCAGGCTGGGCTTGTCCTTGTGCTTGTCATCGTGAGAGTGCTTCTCGTGAGATTTACGTGAGTGCGAGCCGGAAGAGGACTCCTCGCCAAGGTGGacacccttctcctccaagagGCCTAGGAAAGAGTTAGACAGTTATCAAGCAAGCATGGGTAGAAGTCAACGTACGGTCAGCCTCTCGTCCAGCACCAGGCTTGGTGGCGTCAAAGTCTCCGCCGTCAGCAGCGAAGCCAGTGGCATGGACATACTCATCCCGGGCAGGGTCGGGCTGGTTCTCGGACTTGGACGAAGAAGTAGCAGCAGCACCCTCGGAGCCGATCTCACGGGGCGCTTCGGAGAAGCCTTCCTGGGGTCTTTCTCGGCCGGCATCGCCCCCCTTCTGCTTGGCGACGACCTCAACAGGGCGGGGACCGGGACCCTCGCCCAGCTTAGCGGTGTTACCCTCTGAAGTGTTGTCAACGTCCTCGAGGTCGgtgttcttctccttctctagACCCGCGCGCTCTGGGTTGCGAGTGTCGTTCTGCCCAGCGGAGGTATCCCGGGCATCCTTGGACTGGGCGCCAAATGCAGCAGCCTCTCCGGAGGGTGTCTCAACTCTGGCGGTCTTGGGGGCAGAAGCCTCCTGGCCGAGGGTGCGCTCGTTGTAGTTTTGCTCTACCTTTTCCTGGGCAGGGGTGTCTTGAACTGGGTGTTAGCGAGGGGTGTTTTCAAGGGTCGGGGGCTAGGGAGTGTTAAGAGTAGACAACTTACCCAGGTTGCCGGCATCGTAGGGCTCACCCTTGGCGGTGTCACCCTGGACTCCAGAGACGGGCTCCTTATGGGGCTGGTTCTCTCCCCAAACagccttggcggcggcggcggcggcgttgcTGATGGTCTCCATGGTGTATTTGATGGTGAATTATAAAGGAATTTGGGTATCAGACGGATTGTTGTGTAAGTTGGCGGGGTATCTTGCGTGATGAAGGTGGGAGCTTCCTAGTTTCAAATCGAGTGCGTACTGGGGTATAATAAAAGGAACTGAAGTGGTATGGGAATGAAGAGAAGATTACGGGAATAGCTGAAGTTTAAATGCAGCTCGAATGATCTACAGACGAGGACAATCGAGGAAGGGAGGTTTAACAAGCGCTGACGTCGTCAGGCCTGTTGGCCTGGGTGTTGGTGCGAGGAGTAGTGTACCTACTGTACAGCTGTGCTATCCACGTAACTACAGTACACGGCACATGCCGGTTCAACAGCTATTCGGGCCTCTTCAAGGCAGAGCTGGGTAGGACAAACATCATCCCGTATGTGGCGGCACGGATTATGACGCCGCGGCCGACAGATGCAACGGGGTCCTGACACGTTGAGCTGGAGGTTCCCTAGCTATTCGtgttggatggatgatgtAAAGTGCGGCTCCATAAAAAGGGTATGACGTTACGCCGCCCTCCACCGAGAACCGAAAGCAAGGCCATGCCCGcgttggagatggcggcTGAAATGTTTGGTTCTGGTACAAGGTCAGCAAAGCCGGCCTGCCAAGGTGGGCATAAAGATCTGGGGTAGACCGAGATACGTCAACTACGTCATCGATGGATGAGGACCGGTTTGAGTTGAGCATCAGAGGGATGTACTACGGACTGCACAGCATTGTAGTTTTCGTTGTGTGTGAAGAAACCATGGTCTGTAACACTAGAGAATAAAGGGAGACATCTTTAGGTATTCCAATAGCGTCAGAGCAGAAGAGAAATGCGCAATACCATGGTTTGCGCATGTCGCGATACACACTTCTCACCTACCCTCGACCTGCACAGGACGCTTCTTGGCTCTACCTGCCGATGAATCGATTCCAGGGCGAAATGTTCCGCTTCCACGTGCGACAGTGCCAGAGAGATTGGCCCTCGGACGTCATCTAGCCAGAGACGGTTAACCTGTCTCGTTCCGCCAGGTCGTTAATCAAACGCGTTCGTACACTTGCGAATCAGCGAGCGTGGTCAGTGTTAGCGGCGAGCATGCAGCCCTGTAGAGCCTGCTCGGCCGAGTCCCGGCTCTTGGCCCCCAGGAGAAGGGCGGGAATGCACATCAGCTTCCCCGTTGGAAGGTTGTTTTTTGGGTAGTAGGGCTGCGAGAAGGACATGCGATGCTACTGTCGACTTTGGTTCTAGAAGCCATATCAACACCATCGTCAACTGCGCTTGGGCGGACTAGAACGTGGTGCCAAGAGAAAGCATACGGGTAAGCTGGATACCAGACCCCATCTGATGTATTGGTCAATATTAAGCCAGGTGACGACTAGAGGCCTATGAGGTCTGTTTCAGGTTATCTGGGCCGGGGCATCTGGACCGCAAGTTTGGTACTTGACTCGACTCCCAGTGGAAGAATGGGTAGGGTGAGCAGATCGGATCGCATACTTATCTTGTCAGCATTTGGACGCTCACCGTATCAACAATTAAAGAGGAGATCCCGACTTCGGCCACGGAATAAGAATGCTATCAAAGGCCCTGACCCCTGTTGGGTTACTTCGTTCACCTTGACTTTTGAGGTCGCCTTGACTCTTGAGCCTCTGCCACCATGTTATAATCAAGGCTTGAACTCTTGTTGGGGCTGTGATATATCACCTCAACCAGTGTCTTTGGCCCCTATCTCTCACGCATTGTGCTTTTCGTGTAGTCTCTTGCTCCCACTGCCGCCTCCTATCCTCCATGGCTCAGAATGTCCACTCCCGAGTCTTGGTGGCCAGGCAGTCCCTGTCATCCAGGTCCCGCCCACTATGATCCCCCCCTCACCACCTCAGGTATTTCATGTGCAAATAGGAGCTCCTCCCTTCGTATCCGCAAGGTCTAGTTTTAAGCAGCGTGACAGATTTTTTCCCGGCTCGGATCGGCTTGTGGTCTCGGTATCGACATCTGTGCGGTTTGGCATCTTTGATTGCCAATGCTAGTGCAAGATGGATGTCATGATGGGACGTGACAAGCTAGAGATCGTCAGCCTTCACACCGACTTCACCTTCATACACTGGTGCTGACGGGGTCTAAAATAGACACAGTACATCAATAAACAAATACCATCCATAGCTTGCGCCGGTGTGCGGGACTCCATCTCCGAGGACGCGGTGCCTGTGTCACTCCGGGTCCACTGCCAGTCCGAGCACCTCCTGGCTTCCGACTCCGTCTCCGTCTGGGCTGCGACTTTCACCTTTTGCGCATTCCTGACCCTGCATCCACGTCTGGAATTTATACATGTTCAGAGGCGCCTTTGCCTTTCCGGCCTCTGCTGCTACTCTGTGACTGCACCTTCTCCGCTGCTTCGCCTTGATTACCATCACCCACCCTCCCATTCGCTTCTCCGCATTCGCTCGCAGCTGAACCTGGATGAGACCAGGCCCTGGACGCTCCCTTGACTCGGCGTCGTCGCAATCACAGGCGACCTAGGCGAGGCCAGGCTCACTCACATGTGCCGAATAATAAACCACACATAGCCACATACCCCGCGCACCTCTTCTTTACATACTGTACCTCCCCTTACGCCTCCTGCACGCTGGGCTCCGGGAGCCCCGCAACAAAGACGGAAACATTACGGGCTTGCACGGAGAGCGAGAGCGATCGATCCGGGAGTGTACCGACAACGGCCAAACGGGCTGCGGGCAGGTCGAAGGCCAAGCAAGTGCAACGGGAACGGGAACGGGAGGAGGACCCATCACACACGTCCCGCTAACCAGGACGTTGGGTGCATCGACGTTAGCCACCACCTGGAGGAAGTGAGCTGCAGGGTCAATCACAGGCGCTGTGAGCGACTGGGTCTGAGCCCAAGGTGAGTGGCTGGCGGGCTGAGGCGGCGTTCGTCGcaacgaggacgaggtcTCCAACTGCGCGCGCTCGATCGCGTAGGCTCCTCGTGATGGGCGCAGCCTCTTCTAATGGTTCTTCGGCCTCCTGAATTTCATCCTCTGCCTGCGTCGGACCCTTCGACCTTTGCCTTGATGGTCATTCAGTCAGCAAGACCACTCAGCGGGCTCACGATACGATTCGCCGCCCCTCTTGTTTCAAGCCTGACAGGACGCGCGCCTCCCAAAATCGCAGCGGACAAGCTGAACACGCCATCTTTCAACTCGTTCAACAGCTCGGATTTCTCACCGTGGAGACTGATTGAAGAGGTGCTCTTGCGCTCCCGACGCTACGGGTCTTGTCTGCATTCGGAACCGTGGGTTCTTGGCCCTCCCGCTTGTTGTTTCCCCGCCGGTTCCGCTTCCCCCGTGTGTCCGACCTCACCGCTCCGGTTCTACCGACGATCGCCGGCGTCCACCTCTCGGCAGGGCGCCGCCGTTGTCCGCAAAGCCCCGGGTCACCATGGTGTACTGTGGGAAAGCCTCCCAGGGCTGCCAAAACTGTCGCACGCGACGCATCAAGGTACGTTGTTGCGGTTGAATCGCGCCAAAGGCAGTCGCATGACATCTATCAGTCTCATTGCCGACAACTCTCTCTCTCACAATCTTTCGATTTCTTGGCTGACTAGTGTTCATCATTCAGTGCGACAAGGTAAAACCAGAATGCTCACAATGCATCCGCGTCGGCAAGAGGTGTCCGGGCTATCGCGACCAGCTGTCTCTCATGTTTCGTGATGAGAGCAGCAAGGTGATGCAAAAGGCACACGCGCAATGGGGTGTTGGCGAATCTGGCTCAGAAATGACCTCGCAAGCTTCGTCCAgctcttcagcttcatcaaGCGCATCAACTTCTGCGTCTGCCGCTTCTTCTGTTCCGACCCTGTCGTGTTCCACATCGACTAATACCAAGTTGGCACCATACTCCGCTCCCTCATCGGCGATATCTTCCAGCGCTTCATCCACCACATATTGGTCAACTTCTCCTTCGTCACTCGTTAGCCATcaaacatcaccaccaactccTCCATCACCGAACTCATATCACCAaacctcctcttcagcctccGCAGCACAGCCAGTCGCCGTTGTGCCACCGCCACGCCTTCCAACTCCCGTTGACCCGAGCCTCGAAGAACAGGGAGTTCAGTTCTACATCAACCGCTATCTCATCGGCCACCCCGACGAACCCAAGACCCCAGGCGACCTCTCTTCTACCGAATGGTTATGGGACCCCGCAGTACAGGATGTCATGGCTGCTGTCGGTCTCGCTAGCTTGTCGAATCTCAGGGGTGACCACAACTTGATGACGACAGCTCGCCAGAGATATGGAATGGCCCTGAAGCAGACCGGCCGCCTCATCCAGACTTCGGTGATGCCAGACTTTGAGGTTACCATGCGCTCCGTCGTCATGCTTGCCATGTTCGAGGTGTGTGCCCTCACCCCTGAattttcttcatcttcttcccccaTGGTTAGCTTGATATTCTTTCACTTTCTCCTAGTGCTTTCCCTACCATCAAGTCATTAACTAACCGCCTTGTGCAGTTGGTGAAGGGGGCAAACCAGAACATCGCCCACGTACATGCTCATGTGATGGGAGGTGTTGCTCTGCTACGGAGATGGCTACCTATACCGGAAGTAGCCTCCCTTGGTATTCGGGCTATGTTACAGATGTGCTATTGCCTTGTGAGTTGAATCTACACGACACTTCTCGAACGCTCGGCTGATAAATCCTCCACAGTTCATCCCTGCGCAAATGTCGGCTACTCATCTGCCAGCTCCGTTCTATGAGTGGATTACGTTCAGTTATACTCTTCTTGATCCCCCCGATCGCCCAGCTGCCGACCTAGGCATGTTGATTTGCCGCTTTATCGAACTATCGACATATATTCAGACATATGTTCTCAGCGATGGCCGGTCACATACAACCGCGACGCTGAAGCAGCTTTTGGACATCGACGCCGCATTTGCGGAATGGGACCGCAAACTCGGGCCAACTTGGCGATTCCGCACCGAGAAAACAGACGATCTACCCCCTGCAGCGGTCTTCGAGGGTGAATACCACATCTACTTCGATATGTTTGTTGCCCGAATGTGGGGTCACTACCGCTGGGCGAGGACCCTGCTCAACCGGATCATCGCAGACTTCATCACGAGCCACCCGTTATCTAGTTCATCGTTGGTCACGACATCCGAATACAAAAACCGACTCGAGGTAGTTCGGCTCCTGGCCCGAGATACTCTCATCAGCACACCGACACACTGGCGACACCCCCTCCTTACCGACAAATTCGCGATACCAGTGGAGAATATGGGAGGAGCAGGCTCAGGTTCGGCCGGTCTTCCGATCGTTCTTTTCCACCTACAGGCTGCTGCTTGTGGCCCTGGCTCTTTGGATACATATTGGGATTGGGCTATTGGGGTGATGGAGTGCATTTGGAGCGATCTAGGCATCCTCCATGCCAAGTCCATGATGGACTCTATGAGATCACA contains the following coding sequences:
- a CDS encoding Zn(2)-C6 fungal-type domain-containing protein; amino-acid sequence: MVYCGKASQGCQNCRTRRIKCDKVKPECSQCIRVGKRCPGYRDQLSLMFRDESSKVMQKAHAQWGVGESGSEMTSQASSSSSASSSASTSASAASSVPTLSCSTSTNTKLAPYSAPSSAISSSASSTTYWSTSPSSLVSHQTSPPTPPSPNSYHQTSSSASAAQPVAVVPPPRLPTPVDPSLEEQGVQFYINRYLIGHPDEPKTPGDLSSTEWLWDPAVQDVMAAVGLASLSNLRGDHNLMTTARQRYGMALKQTGRLIQTSVMPDFEVTMRSVVMLAMFEVCALTPEFSSSSSPMLVKGANQNIAHVHAHVMGGVALLRRWLPIPEVASLGIRAMLQMCYCLFIPAQMSATHLPAPFYEWITFSYTLLDPPDRPAADLGMLICRFIELSTYIQTYVLSDGRSHTTATLKQLLDIDAAFAEWDRKLGPTWRFRTEKTDDLPPAAVFEGEYHIYFDMFVARMWGHYRWARTLLNRIIADFITSHPLSSSSLVTTSEYKNRLEVVRLLARDTLISTPTHWRHPLLTDKFAIPVENMGGAGSGSAGLPIVLFHLQAAACGPGSLDTYWDWAIGVMECIWSDLGILHAKSMMDSMRSHRDSVKVKTENDLNKGRAKGVR